One Candidatus Hydrogenedentota bacterium genomic region harbors:
- a CDS encoding ATP-binding cassette domain-containing protein, whose amino-acid sequence MNDVLIEVKHLVAHYGTTKILDDVSFNVRRGEIFMIIGGSGCGKSTLLKQMCGLLKPTSGEILFHGTNIVDMDEESLSEMQHSIGIAFQSSGLFNSMTVGDNVAMPMHEFGNIAKELIPPLVRLKLSLVGLEHALYQMPDELSGGMRKRAGLAR is encoded by the coding sequence ATGAATGACGTGTTGATAGAAGTTAAACATTTGGTTGCACACTACGGGACCACAAAAATCCTGGATGATGTCTCTTTTAATGTGCGCCGAGGCGAGATATTCATGATCATCGGCGGGAGCGGCTGCGGCAAAAGCACCTTGCTCAAACAAATGTGCGGCTTGTTGAAACCAACCTCCGGCGAAATCCTCTTCCATGGCACCAATATCGTGGACATGGACGAAGAAAGCCTAAGTGAGATGCAGCACTCCATTGGCATCGCCTTCCAGTCGAGCGGCTTATTTAATTCCATGACAGTTGGCGATAACGTTGCCATGCCCATGCACGAATTCGGAAATATTGCCAAAGAACTCATCCCGCCGTTAGTACGCCTTAAATTGAGCTTGGTCGGTTTGGAACATGCCCTCTACCAAATGCCCGATGAACTTTCAGGCGGCATGCGCAAACGCGCAGGACTGGCGCGCG
- a CDS encoding ABC transporter permease: MRQLLIKCPESLDQHSGAQLYETVNASWHDAVDQLSLDLSSTREMDSIGSAWLLKIADFARDREARMDWQGETQAVADFMGIISPTLQASPPLPKKKKSPWESLSDGLVAVGSEFLEFVELSIDALYWTLIAPFEGKGFRFNAFVDEIHEMGVRAVKIVCLMNFLMGLIIAMLSAKQVEAFGLQIYVATLIVIGFARELAAVVTAIVVSARTGAAIAAELATMTVQEEIDALRGMGLNVAQYLVTPKLLALIVVLPCLSVLGLISGILGGAVWGIFVLEFRPSIWYAQTLESTYMDDLFQGMLKTFFFAIAIVMIGCHNGLRVKGGSRGVGLMTTRAVVMDIFSLICIDIIFATIFYYVLN; encoded by the coding sequence ATGCGGCAGCTTCTGATCAAATGTCCGGAAAGCTTGGATCAACATTCAGGTGCACAACTCTATGAGACCGTTAACGCCTCTTGGCATGACGCCGTCGACCAACTCAGCTTGGATTTGTCTTCAACCCGAGAAATGGACTCCATCGGTTCCGCATGGTTATTGAAAATTGCCGATTTTGCGAGAGACCGTGAAGCGCGCATGGACTGGCAGGGCGAGACCCAAGCCGTAGCCGATTTCATGGGCATTATCTCCCCCACCCTTCAGGCGTCCCCCCCTTTGCCTAAAAAGAAAAAAAGTCCTTGGGAATCCCTGAGTGATGGGCTTGTCGCCGTAGGAAGCGAATTTTTAGAATTTGTGGAATTGTCCATCGACGCCCTGTATTGGACGCTCATCGCGCCTTTTGAAGGGAAAGGCTTCCGATTCAATGCTTTTGTCGACGAAATTCACGAAATGGGTGTACGGGCCGTTAAGATCGTGTGTCTCATGAATTTTCTCATGGGTTTGATTATCGCCATGCTGTCCGCCAAACAAGTGGAAGCCTTTGGGCTGCAGATTTATGTGGCGACCCTCATCGTCATCGGTTTTGCGAGAGAACTTGCCGCCGTCGTGACCGCCATTGTCGTGTCCGCACGAACTGGCGCCGCCATCGCCGCGGAACTCGCGACCATGACCGTACAAGAAGAAATTGACGCCTTGCGCGGAATGGGCTTAAACGTGGCCCAGTACTTGGTGACGCCTAAGCTTTTGGCGTTAATTGTCGTTCTGCCTTGCTTATCTGTACTCGGTCTTATTTCAGGCATCTTGGGCGGTGCTGTATGGGGCATTTTCGTCCTCGAATTTCGCCCGTCCATTTGGTATGCCCAAACCTTGGAATCAACCTATATGGATGACCTCTTCCAAGGGATGCTGAAGACCTTCTTTTTTGCCATTGCAATTGTCATGATCGGTTGTCATAACGGCTTGCGTGTCAAAGGCGGCTCCCGCGGCGTGGGACTGATGACAACACGCGCCGTGGTGATGGACATCTTTTCCTTGATTTGTATTGATATTATTTTCGCCACCATTTTTTATTATGTTCTCAATTAA
- the ligA gene encoding NAD-dependent DNA ligase LigA, which translates to MHQKHHLLCQEIEAHNHRYYVLAEPSISDQEFDALLQELIALEQAHPELISLASPTQRVGGSPTQGFETVTHTVPMRSIDNTYNENELRNFDARLRRTLNGAVPRYVAELKIDGVSASLRYEHRLLTRAATRGDGIRGDDVTANARTIPSIPLQLRQVKTDNKDEELFPAQTDAAPETIELRGEIYMTISELDRINREREEEGLEAFRNPRNTTAGTLKLLDPKEVARRRLSAFFYDIVEGLPLLKKHDEILKALRDLGLPVNEHHRFCPTIEEVIDFCNLWQEKRHELDYEIDGIVVKVNDLDQRVILGSTAKAPRWIIAYKFPAAVARTTLLEIEISVGKSGALTPVAILEATSLAGTFVKRASLHNFDEIIRKDLRPGDTVELQKAGEIIPQVLRSIPEERPQNTAPVSPPDQCPACGSKVHKDPEGVFYRCLNVSCPAQIKEKLTYFASRAAMDIDGLGPALVNQLVEKGLATKASDLYTLQYDALMALERMGEKSARNLLDAIDASRTRTPDRLLLGLGIRHVGARTAQSLCAHFMSIDAIMKASQEDLTSVDDIGDIVAASIIDFFEVPENLEHMELLRQAGLSFIMEQAKHQSLHPLMAGKTFVVTGALVSGTRDEIQNRLRMLGAKVSSSISRKTDFLIAGEKAGSKLDKATQLGVTVLSEAEFLAMAEDMSETN; encoded by the coding sequence CTGCATCAAAAACATCATCTGTTGTGTCAAGAAATTGAAGCACACAACCACCGCTATTATGTATTGGCGGAACCTTCTATTTCCGACCAAGAATTTGATGCCCTTCTCCAAGAACTGATCGCACTGGAACAGGCTCATCCTGAACTTATTAGCCTTGCATCGCCCACCCAACGTGTGGGCGGCTCCCCGACCCAAGGCTTCGAAACAGTCACGCACACCGTGCCCATGCGCTCCATTGATAACACCTACAACGAAAATGAACTTCGCAATTTTGATGCACGTCTGCGCCGCACACTCAACGGCGCTGTTCCTCGGTATGTGGCAGAATTAAAAATTGACGGCGTCTCCGCAAGCCTCCGCTATGAACACAGACTCCTCACACGGGCAGCAACTCGGGGCGACGGCATACGTGGCGATGATGTGACTGCCAATGCACGCACCATCCCTTCCATCCCCTTGCAACTGCGGCAGGTCAAAACCGACAACAAAGACGAAGAACTCTTTCCCGCGCAGACCGACGCTGCTCCTGAGACAATTGAACTGCGCGGCGAAATTTATATGACCATTTCCGAACTCGACCGTATCAACCGTGAACGGGAAGAAGAAGGACTGGAAGCTTTCCGCAACCCCAGAAACACCACGGCGGGAACGCTCAAGCTTTTAGATCCGAAAGAAGTGGCACGGCGGCGCCTATCCGCTTTTTTCTATGATATTGTGGAAGGCTTGCCTCTGCTCAAAAAACACGACGAGATTTTAAAAGCACTCCGTGATCTGGGTTTGCCCGTCAACGAACACCACCGCTTTTGCCCGACCATTGAAGAGGTCATCGACTTTTGTAATCTATGGCAAGAGAAACGGCATGAACTGGACTATGAAATTGATGGTATTGTGGTAAAAGTCAATGATCTGGATCAGCGGGTCATCTTGGGAAGCACAGCAAAAGCGCCGCGATGGATCATTGCCTACAAATTCCCTGCAGCCGTTGCACGGACGACGCTCCTTGAAATAGAAATAAGCGTGGGCAAATCGGGAGCCCTCACACCGGTCGCCATTCTCGAAGCCACCTCCCTCGCGGGAACCTTCGTCAAGCGTGCATCCCTTCACAACTTTGACGAAATTATCCGAAAAGACTTGCGGCCCGGCGATACGGTAGAGCTGCAAAAGGCGGGCGAAATCATCCCGCAGGTCTTGCGTTCTATCCCCGAGGAACGACCACAAAACACAGCGCCTGTATCGCCGCCTGATCAATGTCCTGCCTGCGGAAGTAAGGTGCACAAAGATCCTGAAGGCGTTTTTTACCGATGCCTAAATGTATCCTGCCCTGCACAAATCAAAGAGAAATTAACCTACTTCGCCAGCCGCGCCGCCATGGATATTGATGGCCTTGGTCCGGCGCTCGTGAATCAGCTCGTTGAAAAAGGATTGGCGACAAAAGCCTCCGACCTCTACACGCTGCAATACGATGCCTTGATGGCGTTGGAACGCATGGGCGAAAAGTCCGCTCGCAATTTATTAGACGCCATCGACGCCTCACGGACACGGACGCCCGATCGTTTATTGCTCGGTCTCGGCATCCGACATGTAGGAGCACGAACAGCGCAATCCCTCTGTGCCCACTTTATGTCGATCGACGCGATTATGAAGGCATCACAAGAGGATCTGACAAGCGTAGACGATATCGGAGATATCGTCGCTGCGAGCATCATCGACTTTTTCGAAGTGCCGGAAAATCTTGAGCATATGGAGTTGTTGCGTCAAGCGGGTCTATCCTTTATCATGGAGCAAGCGAAACATCAAAGCTTGCATCCTCTTATGGCCGGTAAAACTTTTGTCGTCACCGGTGCCCTCGTATCGGGGACTCGTGATGAAATCCAAAATCGGCTGCGCATGCTGGGCGCTAAAGTGAGCAGTTCAATCAGCCGGAAAACGGACTTTTTGATTGCCGGCGAAAAAGCAGGATCAAAACTAGACAAAGCGACCCAACTGGGTGTAACCGTTCTGTCCGAAGCAGAATTTTTAGCAATGGCAGAAGATATGAGTGAGACGAACTAA